The sequence TCATCCTCTTCGGCCTGCAGGGCGAACTGATCCTCGCCAATCCCTTCGTGATCGTCCTCATCGCCGTGCCGATCCTGCTCCAAAGCTACGGGATTTTCGCCGTGGCCTACGGCGCGGCCTATGCCTTCAGGGTGCCGCACCGCATCGCCGCGCCCTGCGCCATGATCGGCACCTCGAATTTCTTCGAACTCGCCGTCGCCGTCGCCATCAGCCTCTTCGGCCTCAATTCCGGCGCGGCGCTGGCCACCGTGGTCGGCGTGCTGGTCGAGGTGCCTGTGATGCTCTCCCTCGTGGCCTTCGCCAACCGCACCCGTGCCAAGTTCGCAGGATAAACACCCCATGCCCGACACGCCCAATATCGACGACGGCCAGTTCCACCAGATCGACGAGGCCCGGCTCTTTCCAACAGACCGCCCCACACACCCGCCACGTATCCTGCTGCTCTACGGCAGCCTGCGGGACCGTTCCTTTTCCCGCCTGCTCAGCGAGGAGGCCGCGCGCATCCTGCACCGCCTCGGCGCCGAAACCCGCACTTTCAACCCCTCGGGCCTGCCCCTGCCCGATGACGCCAGTGCCGACCACCCCAAGGTGGCCGAACTGCGCGAGGCGGTGATGTGGTCCGAGGGCATGGTCTGGGTCAGCCCCGAACGCCACGGCGCCATGACCGGCATCATGAAAACGCAGATCGACTGGATACCACTGGCGCCCATCGGCGGCATCCGCCCCACGCAGGGCAAGAC comes from Roseovarius bejariae and encodes:
- the arsH gene encoding arsenical resistance protein ArsH → MPDTPNIDDGQFHQIDEARLFPTDRPTHPPRILLLYGSLRDRSFSRLLSEEAARILHRLGAETRTFNPSGLPLPDDASADHPKVAELREAVMWSEGMVWVSPERHGAMTGIMKTQIDWIPLAPIGGIRPTQGKTLAIAQVSGGSQSFNAVNQMRILGRWMRMLTIPNQSSVPKAWDEFDEAGRMKPGPLYNRVVDVMEEMMKFTLLTRGQSAYLTDRYSERVESVEELSKRVNLPKAT